In Thermus filiformis, one DNA window encodes the following:
- the glmU gene encoding bifunctional UDP-N-acetylglucosamine diphosphorylase/glucosamine-1-phosphate N-acetyltransferase GlmU: protein MAHAVVILAAGLGTRMKSRLPKVLHPLLGRPMLLYGVEAALATRPERVVVVLGHGREEVERALSGYPVEVAHQEAQLGTAHALSVAGPLLEGFPGPILVTQGDTPLLRPETLLRLLEPLKAGAGMALLTMELPDPTGYGRILRQGEEVLMSVEEKDASEEVRRIREVNAGAYAFDREVFRLLKEVRNENRSGEYYLPDLIALYRKEGRKVAAIRLEDPQEALGVNTRAQLAEVEAVLLGRLRRRWMEEGVRMILPETVYLEPTVELAPDVTLWPGVVLKGKTRVGEGCEVGAYAVLEDTVLEPGARVLPHTVAQGARLEAGADAGPFARLRPGAVLKEGAHVGNFVEVKNSVLHPGVKAGHLAYLGDAEVGAGANIGAGVITANYDGKRKHRTEIGEEAFVGSNAVLVAPVRVGRRALVGAGSVITHEVPDEALGIARARQRNIEGYRRRQEGRED, encoded by the coding sequence ATGGCGCACGCGGTGGTCATCCTGGCCGCGGGGCTTGGCACCCGCATGAAGTCCCGCCTTCCCAAGGTTTTGCACCCCCTTTTGGGCCGGCCCATGCTCCTTTATGGGGTGGAGGCCGCCTTGGCCACCCGGCCCGAGCGGGTGGTGGTGGTCCTAGGCCACGGCCGGGAGGAGGTGGAGCGGGCCCTTTCGGGCTATCCGGTGGAGGTCGCCCACCAGGAGGCCCAGCTGGGCACCGCCCACGCCCTTTCGGTGGCCGGTCCTCTTTTGGAGGGGTTTCCCGGTCCCATCCTGGTCACCCAGGGGGACACCCCCCTCCTCCGCCCCGAGACCCTCCTCCGCCTCCTGGAGCCCCTTAAGGCCGGGGCGGGGATGGCCCTCCTCACCATGGAGCTTCCCGACCCCACGGGCTACGGCCGCATCCTCCGCCAAGGGGAGGAGGTCCTAATGAGCGTGGAGGAGAAGGACGCCTCGGAGGAGGTGCGGCGGATCCGGGAGGTCAACGCCGGGGCTTACGCCTTTGACCGGGAGGTCTTCCGACTTTTGAAGGAGGTCCGGAACGAAAACCGAAGCGGGGAGTACTACCTGCCCGACCTCATCGCCCTCTACCGGAAGGAGGGGCGGAAGGTGGCGGCCATCCGGTTGGAGGACCCCCAGGAGGCCCTGGGGGTAAACACCCGGGCCCAGCTCGCTGAGGTGGAGGCGGTCCTCCTGGGCCGCCTTAGGCGGCGCTGGATGGAGGAGGGGGTGCGGATGATCCTGCCGGAGACGGTCTACCTCGAGCCCACGGTGGAGCTGGCCCCGGACGTGACCCTGTGGCCCGGGGTGGTCCTGAAGGGCAAAACCCGGGTGGGGGAGGGGTGCGAGGTGGGGGCCTACGCGGTTTTGGAGGACACCGTTTTGGAGCCGGGGGCCCGGGTCCTTCCCCACACCGTGGCCCAGGGGGCCCGGCTCGAGGCCGGGGCCGACGCCGGCCCCTTCGCCCGCCTCCGGCCCGGGGCGGTCCTGAAGGAGGGGGCGCACGTGGGGAACTTCGTGGAGGTGAAGAACTCCGTCCTCCACCCCGGGGTGAAGGCGGGCCACCTGGCCTACCTGGGGGACGCGGAGGTGGGGGCCGGGGCCAACATCGGCGCGGGGGTGATCACCGCCAACTACGACGGGAAGCGCAAGCACCGGACCGAGATCGGCGAGGAGGCCTTTGTGGGCTCCAACGCGGTCCTGGTGGCCCCGGTGCGGGTGGGCCGGCGGGCCCTCGTGGGGGCGGGGAGCGTCATCACCCACGAGGTGCCGGACGAGGCTTTGGGCATCGCCCGGGCCCGCCAGAGGAACATCGAGGGCTACCGCCGGCGCCAGGAAGGCCGGGAAGACTGA
- the lgt gene encoding prolipoprotein diacylglyceryl transferase, with protein sequence MIQIGPLAIRWYGFLITLAIFVAFEMAKRRLRAWGLDAERFETVAFWAVVWGVVGARLLYVLTSWKEFAQDPISALYIWQGGLSFHGAVLFGALVFYYYHRRYGLPLHPYLDAATPGVALGIVAGRIGNLMNGSDTVGRLTTLPIGFTWPEWARGFPGVCPGISDISEIYRCETLVRGPVHLTQVYGALVGVILFFLALYWLRKRPFPGYAFWQFVLWYSLLRSVLEEPFRLNPLWLPVYVNEKLGIGLFTATQIFSIPLILLAWYMLRRLGSQAEGLQKPKEGKRR encoded by the coding sequence ATGATCCAGATCGGCCCCTTGGCCATCCGCTGGTACGGCTTCCTCATCACCCTGGCCATCTTCGTGGCCTTTGAGATGGCCAAGAGGCGGCTTAGGGCCTGGGGGCTGGACGCGGAGCGGTTTGAGACCGTGGCCTTTTGGGCGGTGGTCTGGGGGGTGGTGGGGGCGCGCCTCCTTTACGTCCTCACCTCCTGGAAGGAGTTCGCACAGGACCCCATCTCGGCCCTGTACATCTGGCAGGGGGGGCTTTCCTTCCATGGGGCCGTTCTCTTCGGGGCTTTGGTCTTCTACTACTACCACCGGAGGTACGGCCTTCCCCTCCACCCCTACCTGGACGCGGCCACCCCGGGGGTGGCCCTGGGGATCGTGGCGGGCCGCATCGGCAACCTGATGAACGGCTCGGACACCGTGGGGCGGCTCACCACCTTGCCCATTGGCTTCACCTGGCCGGAGTGGGCCCGGGGCTTCCCGGGGGTCTGCCCCGGCATCTCGGACATCAGCGAGATCTACCGGTGCGAGACCCTGGTGCGGGGGCCGGTCCACCTGACCCAGGTCTACGGGGCCCTGGTGGGGGTGATCCTCTTCTTCCTGGCCCTCTATTGGCTCAGGAAGAGGCCTTTTCCGGGCTACGCCTTCTGGCAGTTCGTCCTCTGGTATAGCCTGCTTCGCTCGGTGCTCGAGGAGCCCTTCCGGCTCAACCCCCTCTGGCTTCCCGTCTACGTGAACGAGAAGCTGGGCATCGGGCTCTTCACCGCCACCCAGATCTTCTCCATCCCCCTGATCCTCCTGGCCTGGTACATGCTCCGCCGCCTGGGGTCCCAGGCCGAGGGCTTGCAAAAGCCAAAAGAGGGCAAGAGGAGGTGA
- a CDS encoding glutaredoxin family protein produces MAFTLVTREGCGLCEKAERALWSLGIPYVREDVDRDPELRRLYTFRVPVLLWEGRVVLEGVFDERSLAELARLLEDGWTP; encoded by the coding sequence ATGGCGTTCACGCTGGTCACCAGGGAGGGGTGCGGGCTTTGCGAGAAGGCCGAGCGGGCCTTGTGGAGCCTAGGCATCCCCTATGTCCGGGAGGACGTGGACCGGGATCCGGAGCTCAGGAGGCTATATACCTTCCGCGTCCCCGTCCTCCTGTGGGAGGGGAGGGTGGTCTTGGAAGGCGTGTTTGACGAACGGAGCCTGGCGGAGCTTGCCCGCCTTTTGGAGGACGGATGGACCCCGTAA
- a CDS encoding DUF456 family protein: MDALADWLFVALWLAGVLLTFLPFVPATLIVLLGAFVHELLVGFKELSLGVWLGLGVLGLLALLLDNLAQLWGARRYGAGRAGLWGAFLGGLLGLFLGVVGVLVLPFLLAFLFEYLSGRKPLEALRAAWGTLVGMAGGVLGKAVLHLGMGLLVLRSIF; this comes from the coding sequence ATGGACGCCTTGGCTGACTGGCTCTTCGTGGCCCTCTGGCTCGCGGGGGTCCTCCTCACCTTCCTTCCCTTCGTGCCCGCCACCCTGATCGTCCTGCTGGGGGCCTTTGTGCACGAGCTGCTCGTGGGGTTTAAGGAGCTCTCCTTAGGGGTCTGGCTGGGCCTGGGGGTCTTGGGCCTTCTGGCCCTCCTTTTGGACAACCTGGCCCAGCTCTGGGGGGCCCGGCGGTACGGGGCGGGGCGGGCCGGGCTTTGGGGGGCGTTTCTGGGCGGCCTCCTGGGCCTCTTCCTGGGGGTGGTGGGGGTCTTGGTCCTCCCCTTCCTCCTGGCCTTCCTCTTTGAGTACCTCTCGGGCAGGAAGCCCCTGGAGGCGCTCCGGGCCGCCTGGGGCACCCTGGTGGGCATGGCCGGAGGGGTCCTGGGCAAGGCGGTCCTCCACCTGGGCATGGGGCTTCTGGTCCTGCGGAGCATCTTCTGA
- a CDS encoding Rossmann-fold NAD(P)-binding domain-containing protein, with translation MTFSVLKEEGTGLLPERRVALTPLGVGELVRAGARVYVEKGAGLGAGFSDEEYEAAGARVVYTREEALGRGEVLLRVSRPSLAEAEALPPGRILMGFLHLAVAESRLLEVFKEKDLRAVGYELIGEERPILRAMSEIAGRLSPQIAGRLLESPEGPGILLSGLAGIPPAEVVILGAGVLGRAAARSFLGLGASVYLLDKDLRALEAAHREAPGAVTALLTQARLERYVGFANVLIGAVAVPGERTPVLLSRALLEKARPGTVLLDFSIDQGGVAETSRPGVYKEAGVLHFALPNVPALVARTASHALTMTLLPYLLELIHKPLEEIPALARGLGGEA, from the coding sequence ATGACGTTCTCGGTCCTGAAGGAAGAGGGAACCGGCCTCCTCCCGGAGCGCCGGGTGGCCCTCACCCCCTTGGGGGTGGGGGAGTTGGTCCGCGCCGGGGCGAGGGTCTACGTGGAAAAGGGCGCGGGGCTAGGGGCGGGCTTCTCCGACGAGGAGTACGAGGCGGCCGGGGCCCGGGTGGTCTACACCCGGGAGGAGGCCCTGGGCCGGGGAGAGGTCCTCCTGCGGGTGAGCCGGCCGAGCCTGGCCGAGGCGGAGGCCCTGCCCCCGGGCCGGATCCTGATGGGCTTCTTGCACCTGGCGGTGGCGGAGAGCCGGCTTCTGGAGGTCTTCAAGGAGAAGGACCTGCGGGCGGTGGGCTATGAGCTCATCGGGGAGGAGCGGCCCATCCTCAGGGCCATGAGCGAGATCGCGGGGCGGCTTTCCCCCCAGATCGCGGGGCGGCTTCTGGAAAGCCCCGAGGGGCCGGGCATCCTCCTCTCGGGCCTGGCGGGCATCCCCCCGGCGGAGGTGGTGATCCTGGGGGCGGGGGTGCTGGGCCGGGCAGCGGCCCGGAGCTTTTTGGGCCTGGGGGCCTCGGTCTACCTCCTGGACAAGGACCTGCGGGCCCTCGAGGCCGCCCACCGGGAGGCGCCGGGGGCGGTAACCGCCCTCCTCACCCAGGCCCGCCTCGAGCGCTACGTGGGCTTCGCCAACGTCCTGATCGGGGCGGTGGCGGTGCCCGGGGAGAGGACCCCGGTCCTCCTGAGCCGCGCCCTTTTGGAAAAGGCCCGGCCCGGGACGGTCCTCCTGGACTTCAGCATTGACCAAGGCGGGGTGGCGGAGACCAGCCGCCCCGGGGTGTACAAGGAAGCGGGGGTCCTGCACTTCGCCCTGCCCAACGTCCCCGCCCTGGTGGCCCGCACCGCCAGCCACGCCCTGACCATGACCCTCCTGCCCTATCTGCTCGAGCTCATTCACAAGCCCCTGGAGGAAATCCCCGCCCTGGCGCGGGGCCTGGGAGGTGAAGCGTGA
- a CDS encoding acetyl-CoA hydrolase/transferase family protein, which produces MNYRKKLTHPEDAARLIQSGFRVFVSGNAATPTPILEALAARREELWNVELVHLLQMGHDPFAGPEMEGHFRRRSLFVGPADREAVNQGRADYVPIMLHQVPWLFKRGLLPLDAAIVQVSPPDEHGFCSLGVEVIASKAAIEAARIVIAMVNPRMPRTLGDTFVHVSRFTAIVEMDYPLPELKREGFGEVERRIGEHVAGLIEDGATLQMGIGAIPDAVLASLEGRRDLGIHTEMISDGVLEALEKGLITGSKKTLHPGKIIGTFALGSERLYRFIHDNPLFELHPTDYVNDPFVIAQNRKMVAINSAIEVDLTGQVVADSIGTRIYSGFGGQLDFIRGAARSEGGRPIIALPSTAKGQSRIVPLLKPGAGVVTTRADVHYVVTEYGVAELFGRSLRERALALIAIAHPDHREALMEAAWERRLIPRSYPGALDKPKG; this is translated from the coding sequence GTGAACTACCGGAAGAAACTCACCCACCCGGAGGACGCGGCCCGGCTCATCCAGAGCGGCTTCCGGGTCTTCGTCTCGGGCAACGCCGCCACCCCCACCCCCATCCTGGAGGCCCTGGCAGCCCGGAGGGAGGAGCTTTGGAACGTGGAGCTGGTCCACCTGCTCCAGATGGGGCACGACCCCTTCGCGGGGCCCGAGATGGAGGGGCACTTCCGCAGGCGCTCCCTCTTCGTGGGCCCCGCCGACCGGGAGGCGGTGAACCAGGGCCGGGCGGACTACGTGCCCATCATGCTCCACCAGGTGCCCTGGCTCTTCAAGCGGGGGCTTCTGCCCCTGGACGCGGCCATCGTCCAGGTCTCCCCGCCGGACGAGCACGGGTTCTGCTCCTTAGGGGTGGAGGTGATCGCCAGCAAGGCGGCCATAGAGGCGGCCCGGATCGTGATCGCCATGGTCAACCCTCGGATGCCCCGCACCCTGGGGGACACCTTCGTCCACGTCTCCCGCTTCACCGCCATCGTGGAGATGGACTACCCCCTGCCCGAGCTCAAGCGGGAGGGGTTCGGGGAGGTGGAGCGGAGGATCGGGGAGCACGTGGCGGGCCTCATAGAGGACGGGGCCACCTTGCAGATGGGCATCGGGGCCATCCCGGACGCGGTCTTGGCCAGCCTCGAGGGCCGGCGCGACCTGGGCATCCACACCGAGATGATCTCCGACGGGGTGCTGGAGGCCCTGGAGAAGGGGCTGATCACCGGGAGCAAGAAGACCCTCCACCCTGGGAAGATCATCGGCACCTTCGCCCTGGGCTCGGAAAGGCTCTACCGGTTCATCCACGACAACCCCCTGTTTGAGCTCCACCCCACGGACTACGTGAACGACCCCTTCGTCATCGCCCAGAACCGGAAGATGGTGGCCATCAACTCGGCCATAGAGGTGGACCTGACGGGCCAGGTGGTGGCCGACTCCATCGGCACCCGCATCTACTCCGGCTTCGGGGGCCAGCTGGACTTCATCCGGGGCGCGGCCCGGAGCGAGGGGGGCCGGCCCATCATCGCCCTCCCCTCCACCGCCAAGGGGCAGAGCCGGATCGTCCCCTTGCTGAAGCCGGGAGCAGGGGTGGTGACCACCCGGGCGGACGTGCACTACGTGGTCACGGAGTACGGCGTGGCCGAGCTCTTCGGCCGCTCCTTGCGGGAGCGGGCCCTGGCCCTCATCGCCATCGCCCACCCCGACCACCGGGAGGCCCTGATGGAGGCCGCTTGGGAGCGGCGGCTCATCCCCAGAAGCTACCCCGGGGCGCTTGACAAACCCAAAGGCTAG
- the topA gene encoding type I DNA topoisomerase, whose amino-acid sequence MPNPSRPRKEKGVGPARTLVVVESPAKAKSLSKMLGDGFEVRASKGHVADLPERTLGVDVERDFAPTYEVKKEKKEVVEELKKAARGKRVLIATDPDREGEAIGWHLARLLGLDPQEPLRVEFHEITPKVVRQAVQAPRPINQNLVDAQQARRVLDRLLGYNLSPLLSLEFRKRALSAGRVQSVALRLVVEREEEIEAFRPEVYHLVLGRFRVEGQDVEVEARLQEVRGQRLWLGEGEKEGKLHLKEEAQVQALLSELARASYRVGKVEVKERRKSPPPPFTTSTLQQAASSRLGYTASRTMRIAQRLYEGVDLPEGTVGLITYMRTDSVRVSPEAVERAREVIGQVFGREFLPEAPRAYRNKKAGVQDAHEAIRPTDPARTPEAVRKYLSEEEYRLYDLIWRRFLASQMKDALYETTSALLPSLDGAFVFRASGSVLKFEGYLRAWGRGAEEASPEEEPPLPPLLEGSPARLLEARAERKTTEPPPRYTDATLVKTLEELGIGRPSTYAPTLETLEKRAYIRRQGRTLFPTPLGREVVGYLRAHFPRVVAYDFTAQMEDRLDEVEEGRAVWPRVVWEFYAPFLEELSQVPKKTCPRCGRPLELKVSRYGQFLGCTGYPECTYTEPLEKRESEPLEEACPKCGRPLVRKTGRYGRFIACSGYPECDYTRDEAPSTGILCPKCKKGEVLEKRSKRGKPYYRCSEKGCDFLSFYPLLPEACPKCGWNLVQKGKAKACSNPDCPDYAGPSRERKQGPEKPRDWKDLLAFKDRLDSKERAVLEKVDSGSPLTQEEEALFKKALFKLRMAKGRAQKMKA is encoded by the coding sequence ATGCCGAACCCTTCCCGGCCGCGCAAGGAAAAAGGGGTGGGCCCCGCCCGGACCCTGGTGGTGGTGGAGTCGCCGGCCAAGGCCAAAAGCCTCTCCAAGATGCTCGGGGACGGGTTTGAGGTGCGGGCCAGCAAGGGGCACGTGGCCGACCTCCCCGAACGCACCCTGGGGGTGGACGTGGAGCGCGACTTCGCCCCCACCTACGAGGTGAAGAAGGAGAAGAAGGAGGTGGTGGAGGAGCTGAAGAAGGCCGCCCGGGGGAAACGGGTCCTGATCGCCACCGACCCCGACCGGGAAGGGGAGGCCATCGGCTGGCACCTGGCCCGCCTCCTGGGATTGGACCCGCAGGAGCCCTTGCGGGTGGAGTTCCACGAGATCACGCCCAAGGTGGTCCGCCAGGCGGTCCAGGCCCCCCGGCCCATCAACCAGAACCTGGTGGACGCCCAGCAGGCGAGGCGGGTCCTGGACCGGCTTCTGGGGTACAACCTCTCCCCCCTCCTCTCCCTCGAGTTCCGCAAACGGGCCCTCTCCGCGGGCCGGGTGCAGAGCGTGGCCCTGAGGCTCGTGGTGGAGCGGGAGGAGGAGATCGAGGCCTTCCGCCCCGAGGTCTACCACCTGGTCCTGGGCCGGTTCCGGGTGGAGGGCCAGGATGTAGAGGTGGAGGCCCGCCTCCAGGAGGTCCGGGGCCAGCGGCTTTGGCTCGGGGAGGGGGAGAAGGAGGGAAAGCTCCACCTGAAGGAGGAGGCCCAGGTCCAGGCGCTCCTTTCCGAGCTGGCCCGGGCCTCCTACCGGGTTGGGAAGGTGGAGGTGAAGGAGCGGCGCAAGTCCCCCCCGCCCCCCTTCACCACCTCCACCCTCCAGCAGGCGGCCAGCAGCCGCCTGGGCTACACCGCCAGCCGCACCATGCGCATCGCCCAGCGCCTCTACGAGGGGGTGGACCTGCCGGAGGGGACGGTGGGCCTCATCACCTACATGCGCACGGACTCGGTCCGGGTCTCCCCCGAGGCGGTGGAGCGGGCGCGGGAGGTGATCGGCCAGGTCTTCGGGCGGGAGTTCCTCCCGGAGGCCCCCCGGGCCTACCGGAACAAGAAGGCCGGGGTGCAGGACGCCCACGAGGCCATCCGCCCCACCGACCCGGCCCGCACCCCGGAGGCGGTGCGGAAGTACCTCTCGGAGGAGGAGTACCGGCTTTACGACCTGATCTGGCGCCGCTTCCTGGCGAGCCAAATGAAGGACGCCCTCTACGAGACCACCTCCGCCCTCCTCCCCTCCTTGGACGGGGCCTTCGTCTTCCGGGCCTCGGGCTCGGTCCTGAAGTTCGAGGGCTACCTCCGGGCCTGGGGGCGGGGGGCAGAAGAGGCTTCCCCCGAGGAGGAACCCCCCCTTCCCCCCCTGCTCGAGGGAAGCCCGGCCCGGCTCCTCGAGGCCCGGGCGGAGAGGAAGACCACCGAGCCCCCCCCGCGCTACACCGACGCCACCCTGGTCAAAACCCTGGAAGAGCTGGGCATCGGGAGGCCCTCCACCTACGCCCCCACCCTGGAGACCCTGGAGAAGCGCGCCTACATCCGGCGGCAGGGCCGGACCCTCTTCCCCACCCCCCTGGGCCGGGAGGTGGTCGGGTACCTCCGCGCCCACTTCCCCCGGGTGGTGGCCTACGACTTCACCGCCCAGATGGAGGACCGGCTGGACGAGGTGGAGGAGGGCCGGGCGGTCTGGCCCCGGGTGGTCTGGGAGTTCTACGCCCCCTTCCTGGAGGAGCTTTCCCAGGTGCCCAAGAAGACCTGCCCCAGGTGCGGCAGGCCCCTGGAGCTCAAGGTGAGCCGGTACGGGCAGTTCCTGGGCTGCACCGGCTACCCCGAGTGCACCTACACCGAGCCTTTGGAGAAGCGGGAGAGCGAGCCCTTGGAGGAGGCCTGCCCCAAGTGCGGCAGGCCCCTGGTGCGCAAGACCGGGCGGTACGGCCGCTTCATCGCCTGCTCCGGCTACCCGGAGTGCGACTACACCCGGGACGAGGCCCCCTCCACCGGCATCCTTTGCCCCAAGTGCAAGAAGGGGGAGGTCCTGGAGAAGCGGAGCAAGCGGGGCAAGCCCTACTACCGCTGCAGCGAGAAGGGATGCGACTTCCTCTCCTTCTACCCCCTCCTGCCGGAGGCCTGCCCCAAGTGCGGCTGGAACCTGGTCCAGAAGGGCAAGGCCAAGGCTTGCTCCAATCCGGACTGCCCGGACTACGCGGGCCCTTCCCGGGAAAGGAAGCAGGGCCCCGAAAAGCCCCGGGACTGGAAGGACCTGCTGGCCTTCAAGGACCGGCTGGACTCTAAGGAGCGGGCGGTCCTGGAGAAGGTGGACTCCGGCTCCCCCCTGACGCAAGAGGAGGAGGCCCTCTTCAAGAAGGCCCTCTTCAAGCTCCGCATGGCCAAGGGCCGGGCCCAGAAGATGAAAGCGTGA
- a CDS encoding VanW family protein has protein sequence MRAWTPALGRRPHAPLPGQAGRVLGRALGLFLAFSFGLALEVKPVPEAVLVLKEDAIEEGELRTYVGSRRQPVASEAELKALLKAWTREARPPRFVLMGGKWRGVEKVGVAFDEKEALLAFRKAWAEGRRTFLLPARYTPPKPSLRDLYALGVRAHLATGETDFRGSHPNRVHNLRLAASRLDGLLVAPGAFSFNRAVGEVSEKTGYKEAYVIVGDRTEQGVGGGLCQVSTTLFRAVYLAGLPILERYPHSYLVRYYTPPGLDASVYQPYRDFRFANDTPGHLYIQVSVQGTKLRFHLFGTKDREVRLEGPTITDRKPPLPERRILDPSLPPGAVKQVDFAAEGMTVVWKRTVRYRDGKERKETLRSTYRPWGAVYLVGPTPESPEGGPAPREGGGEAPLGERPQRGAGEGTARPGGQ, from the coding sequence ATGAGGGCTTGGACTCCGGCGCTCGGGCGTAGGCCCCACGCCCCCCTCCCAGGCCAGGCCGGGAGGGTCCTAGGGAGGGCGCTGGGCCTCTTCTTGGCCTTTTCCTTCGGCTTGGCCCTGGAGGTCAAGCCCGTCCCCGAGGCGGTTTTGGTCCTCAAGGAGGACGCGATTGAGGAGGGGGAGCTCAGGACCTACGTGGGCTCGAGGCGGCAACCGGTGGCCTCGGAGGCCGAGCTCAAGGCCCTCCTCAAGGCCTGGACCCGGGAGGCCCGCCCCCCCCGGTTCGTCCTCATGGGGGGAAAGTGGCGGGGGGTGGAGAAGGTGGGGGTGGCCTTTGACGAGAAGGAGGCCCTGTTGGCCTTCCGGAAGGCCTGGGCCGAGGGAAGGCGCACCTTCCTCCTCCCCGCCCGCTACACCCCGCCCAAGCCCAGTCTGCGCGACCTCTACGCCCTGGGGGTGCGGGCGCACCTGGCCACGGGGGAGACGGACTTCCGGGGCTCCCACCCCAACCGAGTGCACAACCTCCGCCTGGCCGCCTCCCGCCTGGACGGCCTCCTCGTTGCCCCGGGGGCCTTCTCCTTCAACCGGGCGGTGGGGGAGGTGAGCGAGAAGACCGGGTACAAGGAGGCCTACGTCATCGTGGGGGACCGGACGGAACAGGGGGTGGGGGGCGGGCTCTGCCAGGTCTCCACCACCTTGTTCCGGGCGGTCTACCTGGCGGGCCTGCCCATCCTGGAGCGCTACCCCCACAGCTACCTGGTCCGCTACTACACCCCCCCGGGCCTGGACGCGAGCGTCTACCAGCCCTACCGGGACTTCCGCTTTGCCAACGACACCCCGGGCCACCTCTACATCCAGGTCTCGGTCCAGGGGACGAAGCTCCGCTTCCACCTCTTCGGGACCAAGGACCGGGAGGTCCGCCTCGAGGGGCCCACCATCACGGACCGCAAGCCCCCCCTGCCCGAGCGGCGCATCCTTGACCCCAGCCTTCCCCCCGGCGCGGTCAAGCAGGTGGACTTCGCCGCCGAGGGGATGACGGTGGTCTGGAAGCGGACGGTCCGCTACCGGGACGGGAAGGAACGGAAGGAAACCCTGCGGAGCACCTACCGGCCCTGGGGGGCGGTCTACCTGGTGGGGCCTACGCCCGAATCTCCAGAAGGAGGGCCCGCTCCACGGGAAGGAGGAGGTGAGGCCCCGTTAGGTGAGCGGCCTCAAAGGGGCGCAGGTGAAGGTACCGCCCGTCCGGGAGGTCAATGA
- a CDS encoding pseudouridine synthase: MRGERLDKVLAQLGLGSRKEVRRLIQKGLVRVGEEVIRDPGHLLDPEQAPLFLEGRPLAYRRHHHFLLHKPSGYVTSRSEAEGPSVYRLLPEAHRERVEAVGRLDKDTEGLLLFTSDGTLLHRLTHPRHKVAKRYQVHLQLPATEEDRRAFREGLVLDGKRLLPAELFWDEDPTRVELVLWEGRFHQVKRMFLARGNRVLYLKRLALGPLLLDLPPGAVRPLREEEEEALYRAAGLIPPHPGLRQDGGPGKPPQLGASQAGGPGNIK, encoded by the coding sequence ATGAGGGGAGAGCGGCTGGACAAGGTCCTGGCCCAGCTGGGCTTGGGAAGCCGCAAGGAGGTGCGCCGCCTCATCCAGAAGGGCCTGGTCCGGGTGGGGGAGGAGGTCATCAGGGACCCCGGCCACCTCCTGGACCCGGAGCAGGCCCCCCTCTTCCTGGAGGGAAGGCCCTTGGCCTACCGGCGCCACCACCACTTCCTCCTGCACAAGCCCTCCGGGTACGTGACCAGCCGGAGCGAGGCCGAGGGGCCGAGCGTCTACCGCCTCCTCCCCGAGGCCCACCGGGAGCGGGTGGAGGCGGTGGGGCGGCTGGACAAGGACACGGAGGGCCTCCTCCTCTTCACCTCGGACGGGACCCTCCTCCACCGCCTCACCCACCCCCGGCACAAGGTGGCGAAGCGCTACCAGGTCCACCTCCAGCTCCCCGCCACCGAGGAGGACCGAAGGGCCTTCCGGGAGGGGCTCGTTTTGGACGGGAAGAGGCTCCTTCCCGCCGAGCTTTTCTGGGACGAGGACCCCACCCGGGTGGAGCTGGTCCTCTGGGAGGGGCGCTTCCACCAGGTGAAGCGCATGTTCCTGGCCCGGGGAAACCGGGTCCTTTACCTGAAGCGCCTGGCCCTGGGGCCCTTGCTCCTGGACCTGCCCCCGGGGGCGGTGCGGCCCCTACGGGAGGAGGAAGAGGAGGCGCTTTACCGGGCCGCAGGCCTTATACCACCCCATCCTGGCTTGCGCCAGGACGGGGGCCCCGGTAAGCCACCCCAGCTTGGCGCAAGCCAAGCTGGGGGCCCCGGCAACATTAAGTGA
- a CDS encoding nucleotidyltransferase domain-containing protein, producing MAPLDRELAHRPQASRALERRYREWEERLQEARRYAERVRGVLGEARVFLFGSVARGSFNLESDIDLLVVSSRLPKDPLERLALLQGLGEGRVEARGLTPEEFARLEARGALAWLEGAWEL from the coding sequence ATGGCGCCTTTGGACCGGGAGCTTGCCCATCGGCCCCAGGCCTCGAGGGCCCTTGAAAGGCGGTACAGGGAGTGGGAGGAGCGCCTTCAGGAGGCCCGCCGCTACGCCGAGCGGGTGCGGGGGGTCCTGGGGGAGGCCAGGGTCTTCCTCTTCGGCTCCGTGGCCCGGGGGAGCTTTAACCTGGAAAGCGACATAGACCTTCTGGTGGTCTCTTCCCGCCTGCCCAAGGACCCCTTGGAGCGCCTGGCCCTCCTTCAGGGCCTGGGCGAGGGCCGGGTGGAGGCCCGGGGGCTCACGCCGGAAGAGTTCGCCCGCCTGGAGGCCAGGGGGGCTTTGGCCTGGCTCGAGGGGGCCTGGGAGCTATGA